A DNA window from Paenibacillus sp. HWE-109 contains the following coding sequences:
- a CDS encoding urea amidolyase associated protein UAAP2 has protein sequence MAVFNRVESSRKVEDAIHSEVIQAGDGWMKVLKPGQVLRIVDLEGNQAADTLFYDAENPEDHYSAVATIAGQSNIYLSTGSVLRAESGKALLRIVADTCGRHDTVGGSCSAQSNTVRYSHDKLSMHNCRDTFMLQLAGQDGGYTKRDLAPNINFFMNVPVSADGGLKFDDGVSAPGCYVEVESLGSSMVLISNCPQLNNPCNAYNPTPIQVLIWEK, from the coding sequence ATGGCGGTATTTAATCGAGTTGAGAGTTCTCGCAAAGTCGAGGACGCGATCCATAGCGAAGTTATTCAAGCAGGGGACGGGTGGATGAAGGTTTTGAAGCCGGGGCAGGTGCTCCGCATTGTCGATTTGGAAGGGAATCAGGCGGCAGACACGCTGTTCTATGATGCGGAGAATCCGGAGGATCACTACAGTGCGGTGGCTACGATTGCGGGACAAAGCAATATTTATCTGAGCACAGGATCCGTGCTGCGGGCGGAATCCGGTAAGGCGCTGCTGCGAATCGTAGCTGATACGTGCGGCCGCCACGATACGGTGGGAGGATCATGTTCAGCGCAAAGCAATACTGTACGCTACTCGCACGATAAGCTTTCGATGCACAATTGCCGGGACACTTTCATGCTGCAGTTGGCAGGACAGGACGGGGGGTATACGAAGCGTGATTTGGCGCCGAATATTAATTTCTTTATGAATGTACCGGTCAGCGCCGATGGCGGGCTGAAGTTCGATGATGGGGTATCTGCGCCAGGTTGTTATGTGGAGGTGGAGTCTTTGGGAAGCTCGATGGTGCTGATCAGCAACTGTCCGCAGCTCAATAATCCATGCAACGCCTACAATCCGACACCGATTCAAGTTCTAATTTGGGAAAAGTGA
- a CDS encoding urea amidolyase associated protein UAAP1, which translates to MANSWSMTIGPGGKWSGAIGRGKLIRFTALEAGANVSIQLFHARDLTERYNMPDTLKAQYTAHLTRGHVLMSDNGRVLASLVEDSVGWHDPLSGYTSREATDAKYGATDFGQQRNAWLRSGQENFAVELVRNGLSMRDMMPVVNLFSKVFCDEQGDMHFSLGHCHAGAVVTLRTELDTLLLVSNTPNPLDPRTSYPSVPVNIEILTAEPVTEEDYCVNYRSENRRAFENTWEYHTLLGF; encoded by the coding sequence ATGGCTAACAGTTGGAGCATGACGATAGGGCCTGGAGGCAAGTGGTCGGGGGCGATTGGCAGAGGGAAGTTGATTCGTTTTACAGCGCTGGAAGCGGGAGCGAATGTGTCTATTCAATTGTTCCACGCGAGAGATCTGACGGAGCGCTACAATATGCCGGATACGCTCAAGGCGCAATATACGGCCCATTTGACTAGAGGGCATGTGCTGATGAGTGACAATGGACGCGTGCTGGCAAGTCTGGTCGAAGATAGCGTCGGCTGGCATGATCCGCTCAGCGGGTATACGAGCCGAGAGGCGACGGATGCCAAATATGGGGCGACAGATTTCGGGCAGCAGCGGAATGCTTGGCTGCGCAGCGGGCAGGAGAATTTTGCCGTGGAGTTGGTGCGCAATGGACTGAGCATGCGGGATATGATGCCGGTGGTTAATTTGTTTTCCAAAGTGTTCTGCGATGAACAAGGGGATATGCACTTTAGTTTGGGACATTGCCATGCAGGCGCTGTGGTTACGCTTCGTACGGAACTAGATACTTTGCTTCTCGTATCCAATACGCCGAATCCGCTTGATCCTAGAACTTCGTATCCATCCGTACCGGTCAACATCGAAATTCTTACAGCTGAGCCTGTGACGGAAGAGGATTATTGTGTGAATTACCGTTCGGAGAATCGCCGAGCTTTTGAAAATACATGGGAATATCACACATTGCTGGGCTTCTAA